GGATCCGGTCGGTGTCGGCGATCTCGTCGCTGTTGACGCCGAAGACGATGTTCTTGATGTCGCCCTTGCCGGGGGCCGTGAGCAGCACGCGCGAGACACCGGTCGCCCGGAGGTGCTGCTCGAGGCCCTCTTCGTCGCGCCAGCGCCCGGTATTGTCGACGACGATCGCGTTGTGGATCCCGTACTCGGTGTAGTCGATCTTCGCGGGGTCGTTCGCATAGATGACCTGGATCAGCGTGCCGTTCGCGCGGATCGTGTTCGCTTCCTCGTCGACCTCGACGGTGCCCTGGAACGGGCCGTGCACGGAGTCGCGCTTGAGCAGCTCGGCGCGCTTGAGCAGGTCGTCGTCGGACCCGCGGCGCACGACGACGGCGCGCAGCCGCAGGCCGTCACCGGATCCCTGATGCGCGATGAGCAGGCGCGCGACGAGGCGGCCGATGCGCCCGAAACCGTAGAGCACGACGTCGGTCGGGGTCGCCGGCTCCGCGGCGACGACCTCGGCGAGCTCGCTGCGCAGGAACTGCTCCAGTTCGCGACCGCCGTAGGAGGCGCCGACCTTGGCGAACTCGGTCACGAGTCGCGCGATATCGAGCGAAGCCGGCCCCGGAGCCAGGCGTTCGAGCGCCTCGAGCACGGCCAGAGTCTTGACGGGATCCAGCACCTGGTCGCCGACCTTGCGGGTGAAGCGGTGCGCCTTCAGGATCTCGAGGGGCGAGCAGTTGATCAGGCGGCGTCCGAGGATCGAGGGGACGATGCCGTGCTGCCGGTACAGGCGGCCGATCAGCGGGATCATCCGCTCGGCCAGTTCCTCTCGCTCAGCCCATTCGATGCGGCTGGCTTCGTAGAGCGTGCTCACGCGATCTGACTCCTTCATGCGTCGGGCGGGTGCGCCACGCGCGGGTAGCGGTCATCTCGAGCGTACGGCTAGAAAACGTCGTTCTGCGCGCCGATTCGGGCGCAAGAAAGTGCATTCTTTCGCGATAGACAACGAACGTCGGTTCGGGATCCATCGATACACAGTCGGTAGGCTGAGGAACCGCTGCCCTCTTGGGGAGCTTCACACCACCAGCGCATTTTCGAAGGGGGCGCCATGCGCGACAGCTCGAACGAGGACGGGCTCCACGCCACGATCCACCCGGATGGGTCCGCAGTCCTCGTCGTCGACGAGACGCCGCATCAGATCCCAACGACGCACGCCGAGGACGCACGCCGCGAGATCGTGCGCCTCACCGCCGGGATCGCCCGGCAGCTGGGCGCCCCGACGCGCGTCATCGTCACCGAGCCCGACGGCGAGTGGCCGCTCGTGGTCGACGGCGACGAGCGTGTCGAGTACGCCGCGGGGGAGCCGGCGCCGGTGCAGATGACGCCGCCTCCGCCCCGCCCGGCCGCCGCGGACACGGGGCCGTCGTACGTCCCCGCCGGCCGCGCCGGCGATGCCGGCCCGGTGCGCACGGGATCCAGCGCACCCGACGACGATCCGGCCGACGGCAGCGTGTCGACTGCCGATTTCGATAACCGCCGTGCGAACCGCGAGACGTTCCTCACGAGCGAACTCGAGAGCGACGCGCGCGAAGAGCCCGCCACGCGCGGCTTCCGTGGCGCGATGACCCGCATGGGGATCCGCATGGGTCCGGGCGCGGAGGAGCGCGCCGAGCGCGCGGACCAGATGTCGGTCGCGCAGCACTGGCCGGGACCGCGCACGATCGCCGTCGTGAACGGCAAGGGCGGATCCGGAAAGACCCCCACCACGATCCTGCTCAGTGCCGTGTTCGCGCGGCTCGGCGGCGCAGGGGTCCTGTCGTGGGACAACAACCAGACGCGCGGCACGCTCGGCTGGCGCACGGAGCAGGGCCCGCACGACGGCACGCTGCACGACATGCTCGAGGCGGCGGAGCATCTGCTGTCCGCGGACGCGCAGGCGGCCGATGTGGCGAAGTTCGTGCACCACCAGCGACAGGACCGGTTCGATGTGCTGCGGTCGCAGCCGATCGCTCTCGCGTCGGAGCAGCGCGTCTCGGCGGAGGACGTCGACCGCATCCACTCCGTCGCCGCGCGCTACTACCGCCTCATCGTGATGGACTCGGGCAACGACGAGTCGGATCCGCTGTGGCAGCGCATGATCGACCGCACCGATCAGCTGGTCGTCGCCACGACGACACGCGACGAGCACGCCGAGGCGGGCGCGCTGTTGCTCGATGCACTGGCCGATCGCGACGAGCACTCGGCGCGCCTCGCGGCGAACGCGGTGACGATCGTGAGCCAGGCCGACCAGAAGGCGCCGGCGAACGAGGTCCGGCGCGTGGTCGACGGATACCGCAAGCTGACGCGCGACGTCGTGCAGATCCCGTTCGACCCCGCGATGATCGACGGTCACCTGCACTTCGGCGCCCTGCGGCCGGAGACTCAGCGCGCGTGGCTCGCGGCCGCGGCGACGATCTCCCGCGGCCTCACCGGCGCCGCCTGACGCGACCTTCCCCGCGAGTCCACACGTCTCCGACGAGTCCGCAGCTGTTCGCAGCGGACTCGTCGGAGACTTGTGGACTTGTCGGCCGGTCAGAGGCGGACGATCTCCGTGACGCGGACGACCGCTTCGCCCTCTTCGGCCGACTCCGCGAGGTCGACTTCCGCGCGGATCCGCCAGTCTCGGTGACCCGCCGGGTCGTCGATCGTCTGCTCGACGCGCCAGACTGACGGATCCGATTCGTCGATCACGCACAGCTGCGGCGAGCGCGCCGCCGCACCGACGAGGATCGCGTCGTGCTCGTCGAAGTAGTCGTCAAGCGCCGCGGGCCAGCCGGCATCCGGGTCGAGGCCGGTGAGATCGGCGTCCCGTTCGAGAGCCGCCAGCTGCACCCGGTGGAACAGCGCGTTGCGCACGAGAACGGTGAACGCCCGCCGGTTCCGCACGACCGACGCGGGCGACGGCGGCAGGACGGGCCCCTCCCCCTCCGGGGCGTCGAGACCGGCGAGCAGCGTCTCCCACTCATCGACGAGACTCGAATCCACCTGCCGCACCATCTCGCCGAGCCATTCGACGATGTCCTCGAGCGGCTCGGTGCGTGCCTCGGGCGGGACCGTCTGCCGGATCGTGCGGTAGGCATCGGAGAGATAGCGCAGCACGAGTCCCTCGCTGCGTCCGAGCTGATACCACTGCACGAACTGGGCGAAGCTCATCGCCCGCTCATACATGTCGCGCACGACGCTCTTCGGCGACAGCTGGAAGTCGCGCACCCAGGGCTGCGATGACGCGAACGTCTCGAACGCTTCGGAGAGCAGCTCGTCGAGGGGCTTCGGGTATGTGATCTGCTCGAGCAGTTCCATGCGCTCGTCGTACTCGATGCCCTCGCGCTTCATCGCGCCGACGGCCTCGCCACGCGCCTTGAACTCCTGTTGACCGAGGATCTGACGTGGGTCGTCGAGCGTCGATTCGACCACGCTGACGACGTCGAGCGCGTAGTCGCCCGTGCCCACGGATCCGGGGCCGCCTGCCGGATCGAGCAGGTCGAACGCGGCGAGCGCGAACGGCGACAGCGGCTGGTTGAGGGCGAAGTTCGGCTGCAGGTCGACGACGAGGCGGATCTCGCCGACTGCAGTGACCTCGACGAGTTCGGCATCGCGCAGGGTGCGGAACAGCTCGAGGGCGCGGCGCGCGAGTGCGTACTGCTCCTGTCGCGGCTGGTGGTTGTCGAAGACGAGCGCACGGACGTTGGCGACGACATCTCCCCCGCGGGCGATGACGCCGATCAGCATCGCGGTCGTCATCTGCATGCGCGGAGTGAGCGGCTCCGGATCCGCTTCGATGATCTTCTCGAACGTCTGCTCGCTCCAACTGACGAAGCCCTTCGGTGCCTGCTTCTTCTGCACCTTCTTGCGCTTCTTGGGGTCGTCGCCGGCCTTCTTGATCGCCTGAGCGTTCTCGATCTCGTGCTCGGGAGCGAGCACGACGACGTTGCCGTACGGGTCGAACCCGGCGCGGCCCGCTCGGCCGGCGACCTGGTGGAACTCGCGCGCGCCGAGCCGACGCATGCGGGTCCCGTCGTACTTCGACAGCGCCGTGATGAGCACCGTGCGGATAGGCACATTGATGCCGACCCCGAGCGTGTCGGTACCGCAGATGACGCGCAGCAGCCCCTGCTGCGCGAGCGTCTCGACGAGTCGGCGATAGCGCGGCAGCATGCCCGCGTGGTGCACGCCGATGCCCGCGCGCACGAGGCGCGAGAGGGTCTTGCCGAAGTTCGTGGTGAACCGGAATCCGCCGAGGGCCGTGGCGATCTCGTCACGCTGGGCGCGGGAGGTGACGTTGATGCTCGCGAGAGCCTGCGCGCGCTCCATCGCCCCGGCCTGGCTGAAGTGCACGATGTAGACGGGCACTTCGTGTTCGGCGAGCAGGTCTTCCACTACGTCGTGCACGGGGCGCTGTTCGTACCGGAAGTGCAGGGGGACGGGCCGCTCGGCTCCGGCGACGAGGGCCGTCTCGCGCCCCGTCCGTGCCGTCAGGTCGCGCTCGATGGCGGTGGTGTCGCCCAGCG
The nucleotide sequence above comes from Microbacterium faecale. Encoded proteins:
- a CDS encoding glyceraldehyde-3-phosphate dehydrogenase — translated: MKESDRVSTLYEASRIEWAEREELAERMIPLIGRLYRQHGIVPSILGRRLINCSPLEILKAHRFTRKVGDQVLDPVKTLAVLEALERLAPGPASLDIARLVTEFAKVGASYGGRELEQFLRSELAEVVAAEPATPTDVVLYGFGRIGRLVARLLIAHQGSGDGLRLRAVVVRRGSDDDLLKRAELLKRDSVHGPFQGTVEVDEEANTIRANGTLIQVIYANDPAKIDYTEYGIHNAIVVDNTGRWRDEEGLEQHLRATGVSRVLLTAPGKGDIKNIVFGVNSDEIADTDRILSAASCTTNAITPVLAAIDEAYGVDRGHVETVHSFTNDQNLIDNFHQGSRRGRAASLNMVITETGAAKAVAKALPQLKGRLTGSAIRVPTPNVSLAILNLDLKRATTKDGINAFLRQTSLTAPLRQQIEYSENPDAVSTDFVGTNRAGIVDGLATIADGDENVVLYVWYDNEFGYSGQVLRVLERMAGVHPMILPVRQPVAAEGAREAVLA
- a CDS encoding AAA family ATPase, with amino-acid sequence MRDSSNEDGLHATIHPDGSAVLVVDETPHQIPTTHAEDARREIVRLTAGIARQLGAPTRVIVTEPDGEWPLVVDGDERVEYAAGEPAPVQMTPPPPRPAAADTGPSYVPAGRAGDAGPVRTGSSAPDDDPADGSVSTADFDNRRANRETFLTSELESDAREEPATRGFRGAMTRMGIRMGPGAEERAERADQMSVAQHWPGPRTIAVVNGKGGSGKTPTTILLSAVFARLGGAGVLSWDNNQTRGTLGWRTEQGPHDGTLHDMLEAAEHLLSADAQAADVAKFVHHQRQDRFDVLRSQPIALASEQRVSAEDVDRIHSVAARYYRLIVMDSGNDESDPLWQRMIDRTDQLVVATTTRDEHAEAGALLLDALADRDEHSARLAANAVTIVSQADQKAPANEVRRVVDGYRKLTRDVVQIPFDPAMIDGHLHFGALRPETQRAWLAAAATISRGLTGAA
- a CDS encoding DEAD/DEAH box helicase, whose product is MPSLLAAARAAGDDSDALYDAFLGWSLEKDIELYPAQDEAVMELVQGNNVILATPTGTGKSLVAIAAHAIALGRGQRTYYTAPIKALVSEKFFALVETFGAENVGMVTGDSSVNADAPIVCCTAEILANLALREGADADVNQVVMDEFHYYGDRDRGWAWQVPLLLLPRAQFLLMSATLGDTTAIERDLTARTGRETALVAGAERPVPLHFRYEQRPVHDVVEDLLAEHEVPVYIVHFSQAGAMERAQALASINVTSRAQRDEIATALGGFRFTTNFGKTLSRLVRAGIGVHHAGMLPRYRRLVETLAQQGLLRVICGTDTLGVGINVPIRTVLITALSKYDGTRMRRLGAREFHQVAGRAGRAGFDPYGNVVVLAPEHEIENAQAIKKAGDDPKKRKKVQKKQAPKGFVSWSEQTFEKIIEADPEPLTPRMQMTTAMLIGVIARGGDVVANVRALVFDNHQPRQEQYALARRALELFRTLRDAELVEVTAVGEIRLVVDLQPNFALNQPLSPFALAAFDLLDPAGGPGSVGTGDYALDVVSVVESTLDDPRQILGQQEFKARGEAVGAMKREGIEYDERMELLEQITYPKPLDELLSEAFETFASSQPWVRDFQLSPKSVVRDMYERAMSFAQFVQWYQLGRSEGLVLRYLSDAYRTIRQTVPPEARTEPLEDIVEWLGEMVRQVDSSLVDEWETLLAGLDAPEGEGPVLPPSPASVVRNRRAFTVLVRNALFHRVQLAALERDADLTGLDPDAGWPAALDDYFDEHDAILVGAAARSPQLCVIDESDPSVWRVEQTIDDPAGHRDWRIRAEVDLAESAEEGEAVVRVTEIVRL